The window AAGGTTGGGTTCCGCGTACCAGCCATAAGCTCAGCAATCGCTGACCAAATGCCGATCGTCTTACGTCTTGATTAACACTTGATTTCCAACGGTGTGTCTGTGGCTTTAAACTTGGCTTGAAGCATGTAATCATAAATATTGcgacaaaaagaaacttatTATGTAGTAAGCCTATAACAAAGACTGCGTGACCATGAATAATTATCACGAGATATTGATAACACATACTCATAATAAGTAGCTCTTTGTTTACGCGACTTTTACATCATTTCAATGCCCCAGATAAATTACCAAAACACGAATGGCTTGAGTCTAGTCAACATGTCACAATCTACATCCATCTAGTGCTGACTCAGTTTGTTCTTCTGTAGGGAGGATATAACAAACGAGAGACGTCCATGATAAAGACTGCTCCTTCTCACTCTCGTAACCTGtctttcatttccttctcttgcctTATACAACAATCTCTTAAATATGACGAATCAGAAAGAAATCGAGGCCCTTATAGATGAAGCCTTTGATAGGCAGAAACGGGGCAATCAGAACGCACCGTGGGACTGCCTTACGGTACGACAACCCGAGACTTGCTCTCTTCGACTTGGGCTAAATAAAACAAGCTTGTAGGACTTACGTCTATCAACGAAGGGCAGTACGCGGCATATCTATACAAAACAGCCCTAGAGACTACGCCTGCTGAATCTCGACCGTTATTGTGGCGGCGCTATGTGGATGCGCTTTCAGAAATGCTCATAGTTGTTGGACTGCCAAGGACTCTGAATGCACTCTACTCAATGATGCCTCTGGTCGAAAAGAGTGATctaacttatttaaaaaggtCAGACTGGGAAGCCGATACCGCGGCAAGAGGCTGGCAGTATGCAACACTAACACACCATGACTGGGTCGACCGCTATAAGGAGGTTGCCCTATATGCACCTGACGTGGGTAAGTGCATGCTATTTCCAAATAatagtggtggtggaggcTAAAACATCTAAGCACATATTACACTGAATCTCTCAATCGAGAAGTTGTTGTCAGATTATTCTGTGCACGATGGGCTTGCAACAATGGCACTGCTATTGACCGTACTAGTCACAACGAATTGTCCACTCCAAGCGTCATGGTACGTAGACGGATATTTAAGACACGGcggcgagagagagactcTTCACGATATTGTTGAGTTTGCGAAGAAGATTGTGCACGATACCGGCAATGAACTCCCTGCGGATTTTCCCAGCGTAGAGGAAATGCTGGGCGGGACAACCCCATAATTACAAAGCAAGAGTAGTAAAGCTCTCTGTGTCTTCAAGATGCAATCTTTCTGGCCTCTCTACCAATACGCTTGGACAGCTCCAAAGGTGCGACCATGCAAGCTTGCATTGCGCGATAATGACATTCAAAGATACTCTCGCTATTACAAATCAAGTTGGAATAAGTGATCAGCTCGAAAGGCTTTCCTCTTGCAACTCTACGTGTAGATTTAATTGGTCTGGAACTAAGATGCGGAAGTTGCCATTGTCTTTAGCCGAGGCGCTGGAATGATCGCGATCAGAACTAAATCCGATCTGAGGCCCACTTGCCTTGACAAACGCCGATGGCAACTTTCGGAGCATTTCTCAAGGTGGTCCACAATCGGCTATCTCGTGAAAGACGGCAGGGTCTCGTTATTGAACACTTTGATGTTATGTAAATATTGATGATTGATAGTATCTCCGCCTTAAACTCCGGGAACAAAACGGAAGAACAGAAAGATGGGTAGCGGGGATAGGTTCGGCGCTACCACCAGAATGTCTTGCATTAAAACCGTCTAGAATTGATATAAATATATAGGTACACCATCACCGAATTGACTGAAGCTCATTCGCGTCTCAATCATTGACTCTTCAGTGTAAAGAAGAATAACAAAAATAGCAACATAGACGGCGCATTTTGCTCACTCGCTCAACCCACATCATCTCTActctgcagctgcaatcAGAAAATAGCCATCCAAATATGTCAAAAGGACCTGTTTTAATCACTGGAGCTTCCAGTTTCGTTGGTGCTCATGTTCTGGAGCAGTTCCTCTCTGAAGGTACTCCCGTTCGAGGAGTCGCTCGCTCTCAGTCTTCAGCAGATCGCATTCTCAAGGTGAACGCCAAATATGCGTCGCTCTTAACTTTCGTCATTGTGCCAGATATTACGGCTCCAGGAGCctttgatgatgctgtcaaAGATGTCGAGGGAGTCATCCACATCGCCTCTCCCTtcaccatcaacatcaaAGACAACGAGAAGGATTTGCTTATTCCTGCAATTGAGGGCACAACTCAAATACTGGAATCGACCTACAAGTATGCGCCACAGGTGAAGCGGGTAGTCATCACTGCCTCTTTTGCCTCCGTATTCGATCTGTCCAAAGGGTTCCGCCCAGGCTATGTATACTCTGAGAAGGACTTCAACCCGGCCACTTATGACGAAGGCAAGAGTGGCAACGGCATTTTTGCGTATTGCGCGTCCAAGGCACTCGCCGAACGAGCAGCCTGGAAGTTTGTCGAAGAAAAGCAACCACAGTTCACCGTCTCTGTCATCAACCCACCTGTTATCTACGGCCCTAATCACCACTACATCGACAATCTCAGCGAGCTCAACACTTCGTCCGGCATGTTTTACTCTCTTATGAACGGCTCCCGCACCGAAGTACCACCAACAACGACTTGGGCTATTGTCGACGTGCGGGACGTTGCCCGCGCTCACAAGATAGCTTATTATAAGCCTGAGGCAGGTGGCCAGCGATATCTCACCACGTTAGGAAACTTTAGTTTTCAGCAAATTTGTGACATTCTGCGAGAAGAATTCCCCGAGCTTCGCGACCGTGTCCCAGTCGGCAATCCTGGGGCGCCCTTCCCCGACGTTTACGGCGTGGACAACACAAAAGTGAGATCAGAGCTGGGCATAGACTTTATCTCACTGAGACAAATGGTCATTGACACTGCCAAGAATTTTTTGGATATCGAAAAACGCATCGCTGCATCTGCTTAAATGTTGGGGCCGTTGCTTTTTCGGCTAAGATTGAGAGAAGGGAATACGATTGTTTAAGATCAAGACGGATTTGTAATGGATTTGATAGAAAGCAAATGTGTTTGAATTGAAAAGTACCTTGAAAGgtttagttttataaacaagtaaaaatattttaaatgTTCATGTGTCATtgtgaatatatataatagcaGAGTTTTGCCGTACATCATGAGGTCTTCTACTATCTCAAGTCCGTTGGATGGAACAACACTGCGACGTGCGCATGTTCGAGTTTACTTATGTAAATGACTTACATGGTAGTCGTACGTGCCAACGGCCAACGAAACAAACTAAGCTGTTGTGTCTATTCCCTATATCTTTCAGCCAGTGGGCTTAATAGAGGCAAAAGTTATAGGTTTGGCTGCCCATCGGTATCTTCGTGGCTAAGTAGAGACGTCGAGATGGGTTATTTGACATGGAAACACGAGTTTCAGCTTGCAGGCCCGGGAGAAATATTTCGAAAGAAAACGGAAAAGCCGTACACTGGTGTTTTGGGAGCGCTTGGCATATCCAATgaatggagatgatgatgcagctCCTCCGATCTAGTGCATGTGGCGACGGTTCATTGTTCACGCTCGACCTGCATTCTACTTCGTCAAGCGATGAATTATTGAGAAGCTAGAGCGTCGTGCATACATCTTATTATGTGCAATAATGCAAGCATTGGAATAGAAGGCCTGTTTTCGGGTCTTTGAGAGGTGTAACAGCAGGGTACATGTAAGCCAAGTACAAATACTCGGCTCGCTACCTGTATGTGCATGCGCACTGCTATCGTCTACTTGGGCATATCGAGCTGCATTTTCACCTTGGCAAGATGGATTATGCTCGGTGAATAATGCTCAGTTTCAATATTTCAAGATTCTTGAACTCTTTCTGCACTCTGTCTTATCTTGAACAAAGGGTGTATTGCTGTAGACCTGGATTAAACTGTCTTTGGCGCCCAATAGGTACTTATACGGGACCGTACAACTGTATGGGATTCTTAGTTAGCAACAACCGCTACAACCACCGCTATAACAACCGCTATAACAAACCGCTATAACCACTATAACAGCTACTATAACAACCACTAATatagtataaaaatatatactatAGATAAGGATTCTAGTTATTAAACCGCTTTAGTTAATCTAGTAACGCTTTTACTCCCTATAGTTGTTTTAGACTAGATTGCTCTTGCGCTATCTTACAGCGGTTATTATAGCGATCTTACAGTGGTTGTTATAGCAGGCGTTTGCTAACTAAGGATCCTATACAGTTGTACGGTCCCGTGCGCCTATGGGGCGCCTAAAAATGCTGACTAATCACTGCTGGTGATTGCTTATCACGTGACTCTCTTTACGGTCGCTCACCTTTTGGCATCGTGTATCGCGGGCATTTCTATTCACGGCAGCCAGCATCCTCTTCGCCCACAGCAACACCATTATCTCGCAGCATCTCAGATTccatctcgcccatctcgcccatctcgcccatctcgcaTCTCATCCGCACGCATTCCACATGCCTCGTCCCCCGCCATGACGGActctgcagcatcgccagcccGAGACGCCCCCAGCGAAAGCGACGATGCGACGCAGCCTGTTTCCTCGCCCGGGTCAGTGAAATAGATCTTAGGCGCCTATCGAGCCTTGTGCTTGTGTGGAGAGCCGTGCCGTTCTGCTCATGGCATGCTGCAGTAGACAGTTGTCTGCTAAACAAGACCGGGAAATTCCTATTCATACCTGGCACGTTTGTCGTCACCGCCAAATCTGTCAGAATGGTAGGGGCCTTGTTGGCCGCGGATAGCGAGTAGCGGTTCGTCGTTTATCGCGATGGACCTGCGTAAGGCACTTGCTCGCGATTCTCATCGCCGTGCGATACCTTGCTCCTATCTTGCCTCCTTATGCCAGTACTCTCTCTGCAGAATGCCATCTTGCGGACCGGCGAGACTTTTCCTAATCACCCTTTCACTTGGACTTGGCATCGCACCTTTCATCATGAGCGATACGGATACACGGCCGAGCTTGCCCTCGCTACTGTGTGGTTTACTGACGCATTAACTTTCAGGTACCCTTACGTGACCCAAGACGACAATGAATCAGATGCTTCCGACCATGATGAAAGCAAAGTGAAGAATGAgcacgacgacgaagagtcTACCGAGTCGGATTCCAGtcaagagaatgaagaggcCTCACAAGTCGATGTGACTTGTGGACAGACAGTGATATCTTGGAAGAACGCCAATGGCCGAATCGAATGCACTGACGATCTATCTTTTGATCTATACATGGACGTCTCAACCAATACTGCGATTTTCAAACTGTATGGCTACATTCTTCTCAAAGGCAATAGAGGCAAAAGTGGCAAGCAGGCCATTTATTTATTCATACATCCTGAGAGCATCCGATCCATCACTCTGGAGACTGTCCATGATGCGCCATCTCGACCATTGACCAATCTTGGATCCAACTACCACTcgttgtgtttctttttgacGAAAGAGCCTCGTCTCGTTGTCCCTCACGACAGTATTCTAGAGTCCAGACCGAAGACTGCAGCCCTCCTAGATTCAATCCAAGCCTTGGCTACCATGATGGATTTTACCGTTTCCTTCAGCAATACCGACATTACCGCATCAGTCCTGCACAGCCTAAGATTAGTCGCTTCGGTTTTCTCaccaacagccaacagcaaTCGGCCGTCTACGAATATCAGACGCGCCAATCTCAGTGCTTT is drawn from Trichoderma atroviride chromosome 7, complete sequence and contains these coding sequences:
- a CDS encoding uncharacterized protein (EggNog:ENOG41), whose product is MTNQKEIEALIDEAFDRQKRGNQNAPWDCLTLVGLTSINEGQYAAYLYKTALETTPAESRPLLWRRYVDALSEMLIVVGLPRTLNALYSMMPLVEKSDLTYLKRSDWEADTAARGWQYATLTHHDWVDRYKEVALYAPDVAHITLNLSIEKLLSDYSVHDGLATMALLLTVLVTTNCPLQASWYVDGYLRHGGERETLHDIVEFAKKIVHDTGNELPADFPSVEEMLGGTTP
- a CDS encoding uncharacterized protein (EggNog:ENOG41), which codes for MSKGPVLITGASSFVGAHVLEQFLSEGTPVRGVARSQSSADRILKVNAKYASLLTFVIVPDITAPGAFDDAVKDVEGVIHIASPFTINIKDNEKDLLIPAIEGTTQILESTYKYAPQVKRVVITASFASVFDLSKGFRPGYVYSEKDFNPATYDEGKSGNGIFAYCASKALAERAAWKFVEEKQPQFTVSVINPPVIYGPNHHYIDNLSELNTSSGMFYSLMNGSRTEVPPTTTWAIVDVRDVARAHKIAYYKPEAGGQRYLTTLGNFSFQQICDILREEFPELRDRVPVGNPGAPFPDVYGVDNTKVRSELGIDFISLRQMVIDTAKNFLDIEKRIAASA
- a CDS encoding uncharacterized protein (EggNog:ENOG41), giving the protein MPVLSLQNAILRTGETFPNHPFTWTWHRTFHHERYGYTAELALATVWFTDALTFRYPYVTQDDNESDASDHDESKVKNEHDDEESTESDSSQENEEASQVDVTCGQTVISWKNANGRIECTDDLSFDLYMDVSTNTAIFKLYGYILLKGNRGKSGKQAIYLFIHPESIRSITLETVHDAPSRPLTNLGSNYHSLCFFLTKEPRLVVPHDSILESRPKTAALLDSIQALATMMDFTVSFSNTDITASVLHSLRLVASVFSPTANSNRPSTNIRRANLSALYAGKGGEIVHTNDATANAAVLPPPLYTEATPGPSQISNKRKRVNSDIDDDRSPGVNNQILHLLKNICARLDTMDDRMSRLEDKVTEALDADRTSCRYGTEERTEIIEAVDNRIDDCITDLKVESHDILQELKEEVDDTLERLDNEASDKIEQLENEIDENTTKLVEKYLKKKLSNASLRVDGTVFLDI